The Apodemus sylvaticus chromosome 12, mApoSyl1.1, whole genome shotgun sequence genome segment ttaagaatactttactgctcttacagaagacccagaccctcacatgatggctcacaatcatttgtaattctcgctccaggagatctgatgtacTCTTCTGACATCCCTGtacaccatgcacacatgtggagcatatacatacatgcagtccaaacacttatacacataaaataaataaatcttttaaaaagcctGTAAAATCTGAGGTGGACAGTGACTGAGGAGGAGCAAGTCCCAGCATTGACCTTTGCACACAGAACCATACACACACTGTAGTTAGTAGATAATGTGGTGAACTAGAGGTTAGTGTGTCTAGAGGTTAATGTAAAGTGAGACAGAAAGGTAAGCACCACATCTTCTCCTTTGCATGTAGAAGCCTGAGGAAGCCGATTGAAAACTAGAGGCTGGAAAGTgtatgggggggtggggtgggaaaggggaagttAGAGTTGATCTGCACAGACTGTATGTGCATGAACAAAAGCACACTGAGTCTCATTAATATGTATAATTAATGTATTCATAAAATGGTAATTTGGGGTCTGGAGAcacggctcagtagttaagagcactggctgctcttccaaaggaccagggttctattcccagcacccacatggcagctcacaactgtctgtaactgttgttcaggggatctggcaccctcatacagacatacatgcagaccaaAGTCAGGGCACAAATatatagcaaaacaaaaataaatacattattaaaaacaaataaaatggtaacttaaataaaaatacgCATATACTTAGTCTATACCATGCTTTTCCCATTAACAAAGTAAAGACATTGGCAATATGAACACCCTGGACAACCAAGCGTGAGTCCATCTAAAAACAATACCTCAGATCTCTAGGGCTCAGGGTAGGGCTCACTTCCCTTGCATGTCAGGTTCTATTCCTGGTACACACATTTCAATGAGATGATATTTATATGACGTAAACATAAAAGCAAGTTTTATATTTACTTTCCAAAGGACTGTTGgctaaaataacaaaatacctgTCCAAGTTTTAGGCTCAAAGAGATTTTTCTAATTTGAGTATTCCTAATCTAATGTCTATATCctgagaatctttttttttttttaagataaggtctctctacatagccctcaGTGTTaatggactcactctgtagactagactgacctcagactcacagagatctgcctgcctctgcctcctgagtgctgggaggtAGCCACTACGCCAGACAGAGAACCTTTACCTATTGTTTCATGATTTGATCATTAGTTTCTTCTCATTACATTATTCAGTCCATGTATGGGAAACAACCAGAGTTTTATTAAAAATCTACATTATACTTTTTAGAGTATGgctaaattttcttattttttctataattattacatataataatatttcATCTATATCATGTCTTTTATTGAAGGACAAAAAAAATCTGTCACCTAAATTCAAGAATATTTTGAGTgcgctagagagatggctcagtggcttacCACACTAACTGCTCTcctagaggccctgagttcaattcccagcaactacatgatggctctcagccctctgtaatgggatctgatgccctcttctgctttgtctgaaggcagtgacactgtactcacatacatgcactaaataaatctttaaaaagagaatatttagaaaatgaataattacattatttcattATAGTACAATATTTATCATATTATTACTAAGTGTTCAAAATACTAAATGATAATAAATTATTTCACCAAGGGATGCATACTTTATCAATCTTGATTTGTCATTATACCCTCGTAGAGGTCTAATATTGAGCTAAGAGACTTTACTTAATGTAGCCCtaaagatccacctgtctctgtcttcttagTTTGGAGGTCACAGGATCTTGCTAGCACACTTGGTACTTTGACTTTGGTTTTGGAGgtcaaactcaggccctcctgTTTACGCACAAGCAGTTTACCCACTGAACTCTGTCTCTCCAGACCTCATTATAATTTCTTAGGTGTGTTGATTACAGTTGTGtataattatattgtattttctcCACTTACACTTGTTATTGTATTTTTTCTTACAGCAAAGTATCCAGAGATAAAATCCTTGATGAAACCTGACCCTAACCTGATATGGATCATAACCATGATGTTTCTTGTCCAGTTGGCTTCGTTTTACTTAGTTAAAGACTTGCAGTGGAAATGGGTCATATTTTGGGCCTTTGTCTTTGGCAGCTCCATTAACCACTCAGTCACTCTGGCTATCCATGAGATTTCCCACAATTTCCCCTTTGGCCACCACAGGGCCCAGTGGAACCGCTGGTTTGGAATATTTGCTAATCTCCCTTTTGGGATTCCATATTCAATTTCCTATAAAATGTATCACATAGATCACCACCGATACCTTGGAGCTGCTGGTATTGATGTGGATGCTCCTTCTGACTTTGAGGCCTGGTTCTTCTGCACCACTTTCCGGAAGCTTATATGGGTTGTTTTTcaacctttgtttctttttcttcgaCCTTATTTCATCAATCCCAAACCAATTACTTACCTGGAAACCATCAATATTGTGTCCCAGGTCACTTTTAACATTATAGTTTACTATGTTTTTGGAATTAAATCTTTAATCTACATGTTGGCAGCCTCTCTACTTGGCTTGGGTTTGAACCCAATTTCTGGGCATTTAATAGCTGACCACTACATGTTCTTTAAGGGGCAAGACACAAACTCATATTATGGGCCTTTCAACTTTTTCATGTTCAACGGAGGCTATCACAATGAACATCATGACTTCCCCAATATTCCTGGAAGCCGTCTTCCACAGGTAAGAGAAGttcaatttattgttttaatttctgaTGGATCCAAATTAGTTTTCACTTGTTCATTTACAAAAGACTGGTATGTTTTATCAAGCAAAAatttacttcaaaataaaaaagaaagcacagtgtAGATCTAGTGTCTGACAGCCTAATTTTACTAACCTTCACTCTCCTGGATCCTTACACTTGGTGGTTACAATTAGAATTCAGAAGTGTTAGAAGATGTACAAACCTTTTACTTGataaaataactcaattaaaaatcaAATCCTTGGGGTCTGGAgcgatgactcagcggttaagagcactgactgttcttccagaggtcctgagttaagttcccagcaaccacatagtggctcataaccatctgtaatgggatccaattcaCTCTTCTtatgtgtctgaaaagagcaacagtatattcacatacataaaaaataaaatcttgagaaaaattatatactaaaaaaaaatcaaattccttTGTAAAGTGAACATCAGCTGCATTTTGAGCTGATGAGCTATGTTaagatgtatgtattttttaCTTCACTCTTTGAGAACTTTATACACGTATGCAGCATATTTTGATAATACCAATCCCCTACTTTTACCAGACCTTGACTCTGCGAAATTCTCCTTCCAATTCATGTCTTCTTTTCATAGCCCACTGGGTCTAATCGATTCTCTCATTTTCATGGGCCAAGGGTCATGGACAGAGCATGGGAAACTATCAGGGATCCCGACTCCAGAAGCCTTTAAGGGCCAAAGCCCCTCAACTAGGTGTGGGGCTTCATGAGCCTCTCCTGTGTGTATCTCAAGAAGACACTACTTTGCAGCAATCCCCGTGCCCAGGCTCCTATAATCTTCCCACCCGTTTATGAAATACAGAGGTGACCTGCAAAAATGATCTACAAAGTGGATGGACAGGGACCAATTCTATATTCCTCAAGCAGAGACTCTTGTCAAAATAAAGCTTTGTGTAATGTCGCTGCAGCGTGACAGTACTGTGGTTTATAAGTGGGGAAACACTGAGGAATGACACAGTGCAATTGTGAATCGCATCTGCAACTTTCAACATGTTCAGCAAGGAGAGCAAACGCTTTGGTTCAATTTATTCAGAACATCACACAAAGGGTAGCTCTGTTGCAGTTAACTGGTAAAGTGGCTGAAGATTAATTTGACTATTCTTTCAACTTTTTGATAAACCTCACATAATCAGAATAAAGGTTTGTATAAATAAAGCATGTAGTTGAGTGGGCGCAACCTTGAGTTGATGTGACTCTAGCCTCCAGTTCCTGGTGCCAGGCTATTCTGAATAGAGGCTTTTGTTTCTCTCCTCTGTCATGCACTGAATTGAAACCCTTGActggcctgaagctcactctgtgaaccaggctggcctctaactcctccacctgcctctgacacctgattgctgggattaaaggcatttaccaCTATACCCAGCTAATATcccgattttttttttccgagacaaggtttctctgtatagtcctgactatcctggaactcactctgtagcccaggctggcctcgaactcagaaatccgcctgcctctgcctcccagagtgctgggattacaggcgtgcgccaacactgcCTGAATATCCCGATTTTTGaagtttgttttttacttatttttactaaGATTTTTTGTTCACAAAATACTTCTTAAGCATATATTTTTCCAGCTGTTCACAACATTTTAAAGACAGTAGACACCCAGGGATTTATAACATCAGCATTTGAATTGCACTGGACATGAGACTAATGCATTCTCTAGGATAGCTTCAAGTAATATGAAATgtattaactttttattttatgtccttaaaatattaacttttattttctccTGGTTGATAATACACTCTCAATCCCCAAGAACAGCTTAAGTGCTTTTCCAGAGCCTGAACTTTGAACTGGCTCTGTCATTTTACAACTTTATAACCCCAGTGGCTTTTTGTTCCATCTGCTAAGCTGAATTGATTGCCGATGGCTAGTCTCTAAATGCAGTGTGGGTTACGATAGAGGcttttatgtgtgtgatgtgtagcTTGTCCTTATTCATGAACAGAGGCATTGTCCTTTGACTGGGTTTTGTCCTTCTGTCTATGTCAGATACTCACCTGTCATTCCAAGGCCTCCGTGACACAGTTCACCTCTCTGTGTCTTCATTTCCAGGTGAGGAAGATTGCAGCTGAGTACTACGATGAGCTACCACATCACAACTCCTGGGTGAAGGCACTGTATGACTTTGTGATGGATGACACAATGAGCCCCTACTTGAGGATAAAGAGGCCTCAGAAAGGGAACGAGATTCTAAATAAATAACCATCACCAGGGCTGGAGAAAACTGCTCCCAAGAGCTCTATAATAGCTGTCAATGTGGAAATACCTGTCCCATTCTGTTTCTCTCACTGGTAATTTAACTTAGAGCACCGTACATGCTCATCAAGACCTCTGCCAATGAGCTATCCTCCGAGGCTGGATTTTTGTCTGGTTAAATTTGGGATCAGTGATGGTCAGAGCTATCTTGCTACAATTTAAACTCAGATCTCCATGAAATCAAGAATTCACTCTAGTTTTCAGTCAACCTGACTGTTACAGTGCTCAGCTCTGCCTATAGGACACTTGTTTATTGATAGTGAATTATCATTTCTTGTGATGTCTTCATCTATGTCTATAACTCTGTAAGTACATCATGAAATGGCTACTTTAGTACGTGATTTATaacattaagttttattttaataaaaatgataacaaaCTGTGCTGTTAACCAAAATGTGCTTACcggttttttttctttggtgtttggtattcttttttttttttttttaatgtattcaccgttgctctctttagacagaagagggtatcagacctcattgcagatggttgtgagtcaccctgtggttgctgggaattgaactcaggacctctggaagagcaatcagtgctcttaaccactgaatcatctccttAGCCCATTTGTTTGGTATTCAGCTGTCTTTTCTCTGTGTTATTTTGTCACATTAGTTCATGGGGAAAcaactttacatttttctttctacaGAAAAGACTAGAAAGACTCCTAGactgtggtggcatacacctatgGTCTGAGGGAGGCTAGGAAGAAGAACCCCGGGCACCCTCTACTGCACACAGTTTTATGTCGTTTCTGGGGCTTTGAACATGGATCTACATGCTTGACCCACAAGCTTTTCACCCTCTGAACCATTTCCCCAGTCTATCATCTCTGTTTTCAAAAGCTCAGGTAGCACTGTATGCATACTCAGGAAAATGACCATCCTGCTTCAATTTGACATCATCTCTTTCTAATGTGCACATTGAAAAGTAGATAGTCTGGCCCTCattaagaggaaaaggaaaaatgaggATCCAAAAATATGAAGTAACTTCTTTCAAGTTGGTCAACTTCCACTTAGCATGGTTGGGGATCCAGAACGAGTTCTGAACCACTTCATTCTAAGTTTAAGGACTGTCCACTGCCTATGATGATAACTCTTTAGTTAAATAGCCACAAAAAGGCTCTCCTTGCCCACATATGAAAGAAAGGGTTGGGAACTGATTTCTTTTGTTGGAAACAGTGtctagaagctgaggcaggatttcaGTAACTGGGAAGACAATCATCCACAGGGAGGGATGCTTCCTTCACTCTCCTGCCGTCTCCTCATATTCCAGGGGATGCAGGAAGCCATGTCTGCCTCCAGCTTGGTTTGTACAAGTAAGGAAagctgagaaggaaagagagatcaggcatgccacatacacacacattgcacacattCGTGATGGGCAGCCTTGCCACATCTGGCTCCTGCCTACCTATTACTGTGTCCTTGGCTCCCTGGTCATTGTTCTGTGCCAGCCCCAGCACATTCCTTTCTTCCATGCTCAAGACTAGCACAGTCAGAGCCTCCCCCACTCTCTGTACTGGTTCTAATACAGCCAACTCCTTCCCTACACTCAGCTCTCAGCTCAGAGACCTTCACTTTAAAAGCCTTTCCTGTGCATGGTTCCTAAGCAGTAGGAACCATTGTTTACCAAGCAAGAAGAAGCAACTCAGTGGACAAGGGAGGTTCATCCCCCCTCTGTCTGTCCAGAGACAATTCAATGACAGTCTCACCAGTGGTAATCTTTCAGGTCTTCGTGGAATTGTACATCCATTGTATCGTCTCCTTTCTCTTCACattacacacattttaaaagtccCTCTGAGCTGTGAGGAAATAGAGTTGCACATTGGCCAGCTTCAGCCCCTCTTTACTAAAGATTGATCTTACGCACTTGAATCCCTGCGATGTGGAAGGGACAGAGAAAGTTATTAGGATCCATGCCAATGGGCTTTACACTAAGGACCACTGTCCTGAGTGAACAGACAGGAGAGGAGGGACCTGACCGGAGACTGTGCTGCCCCACTGATGTCACACCACCTCTCCCACATCATTCTCTATCCCAAGTCTTAGGGAACTAATTAGGGTTTCACTGGTTCAGTGTGAAAGGGACCAGGGGCCCTAATATGCTAGAAAAGAGATCTAGAAAGTGACATTTATAGTCCAAAGAACTTGCCTAGAACTACAGAGTAGGCTAAGATGtgcccccctcccaaaagtcccttTAGGGAAGCACCACTATCACAAACAATTAAAAGGCAGaagagcatggtggtgcacacctttaatcccaacacttgggtgggagaggcaggtagagctctgagttcatggtcaccttggTGTACAGATCCAGTTCTAGAATAGCTAgggtaacacagagaaaccctgtcacaagcaaacaaacaaacaaa includes the following:
- the LOC127697612 gene encoding sphingolipid delta(4)-desaturase DES1-like, whose product is MGSRVSREDFEWVYTEEPHAQRRREILAKYPEIKSLMKPDPNLIWIITMMFLVQLASFYLVKDLQWKWVIFWAFVFGSSINHSVTLAIHEISHNFPFGHHRAQWNRWFGIFANLPFGIPYSISYKMYHIDHHRYLGAAGIDVDAPSDFEAWFFCTTFRKLIWVVFQPLFLFLRPYFINPKPITYLETINIVSQVTFNIIVYYVFGIKSLIYMLAASLLGLGLNPISGHLIADHYMFFKGQDTNSYYGPFNFFMFNGGYHNEHHDFPNIPGSRLPQVRKIAAEYYDELPHHNSWVKALYDFVMDDTMSPYLRIKRPQKGNEILNK